One window from the genome of Drosophila albomicans strain 15112-1751.03 chromosome 2L, ASM965048v2, whole genome shotgun sequence encodes:
- the LOC117565289 gene encoding LOW QUALITY PROTEIN: uncharacterized protein LOC117565289 (The sequence of the model RefSeq protein was modified relative to this genomic sequence to represent the inferred CDS: substituted 1 base at 1 genomic stop codon), protein MGATLNRRRRRGQSFVAAVAAPPRCCTLWNLLLLPLALAILLSSGTVQSLTMTEIRIPKHIMRHEDAVLGCKFDLDGESLYSVKWYKDGFEFYRYVPRDMPPGQVFPLPGVDVELQNSTDIAVVLRSVSLQSTGRYRCEVSGEAPSFQTVSGHEDMIVVVTPKHGPQITGGQPRYQIGDMVRVNCTSAASKPVCHLSWLINGMHANRSLLRPYEPKVVGREGLEVARLGLEFRVRGXHFKHGDMKLKCVAKISSVYWQSNEESVESDKHQRIPVLESRETVRQLDKSAEDKQLKKSRRPAAATSAAAAAAAAAAASSASAAVFMSWSRILATSSESIARISLYALPVLIAFLCNARASLCAKLATTATSKEEANSCQHGQHDRRLLAQLSDDSTPCR, encoded by the exons ATGGGTGCAACTTTGAATAGACGACGCCGGCGTGGCCAAAGcttcgttgctgctgttgctgccccaCCTCGTTGCTGCACGTTGTGgaacctgctgctgcttcctttGGCATTGGCAATCCTGCTCTCGAGTG GCACTGTTCAGAGCCTGACAATGACTGAGATTCGCATACCGAAGCACATCATGAGACATGAGGATGCCGTGTTGGGCTGTAAATTCGATTTAGATGGCGAGTCGCTCTACTCCGTGAAATGGTATAAAGATGGCTTCGAATTCTATCGCTATGTGCCACGTGATATGCCACCTGGACAGGTGTTTCCGTTGCCCGGCGTCGATGTCGAG ttgcaaaacTCGACGGACATTGCCGTCGTTCTGCGCTCGGTGAGCCTACAGTCGACGGGTCGTTATCGGTGCGAAGTGTCCGGCGAGGCGCCTTCGTTCCAGACAGTTTCCGGTCATGAGGACATGATTGTTGTGG tTACACCCAAGCATGGACCACAAATCACCGGCGGTCAACCTCGATACCAAATTGGCGACATGGTGCGCGTCAATTGCACTTCGGCGGCATCGAAGCCGGTCTGCCATCTCAGCTGGCTGATTAACGGTATGCACGCCAATCGCTCGCTGCTGCGACCCTATGAACCCAAAGTTGTTGGACGCGAGGGTCTCGAAGTGGCGCGCCTTGGCCTCGAGTTTCGTGTGCGCGGATGACATTTCAAGCATGGCGACATGAAGTTGAAG TGTGTCGCCAAAATCTCCTCTGTGTACTGGCAAAGCAACGAGGAGAGCGTCGAGAGTGACAAGCATCAGCGCATTCCTGTGCTCGAGTCAAGGGAAACAGTGAGACAGCTGGACAAATCAGCGGAAG ACAAGCAACTCAAGAAGAGTCGTCGTCCTGCGGCCGCAAcatctgcagctgcagcagcggcagcagcagctgctgcatcgAGTGCGTCCGCAGCTGTGTTCATGAGCTGGTCACGCATATTAGCGACATCGTCGGAGTCCATTGCACGCATTTCGCTGTACGCGCTGCCCGTCTTAATAGCATTTCTGTGTAATGCTCGCGCCAGTCTCTGCGCTAAGCTGGCGACAACAGCCACAAGCAAAGAGGAGGCAAACAGCTGCCAGCATGGCCAACATGACCGCCGCCTGTTGGCCCAATTAAGCGACGACTCCACGCCGTGCAGATAA
- the LOC117565291 gene encoding calsequestrin-2: MYSKNKSKVLQTLEESVPPLNQDDAVEMMAQMVRQPTSNPIEAGLRLGRIDKDQSIMHMESQLKLHAAMEHFDATPEQLDNVFPVSDKELTELVEATVSLMDADDDDEDDDEEDDEDDDDDDDEDDEEDDDDDDDDDYAEENEKVAKPLANDKLEADSVQRFSVNHKTF, translated from the coding sequence ATGTACTCCAAGAACAAATCGAAAGTGCTGCAGACGTTGGAGGAGTCTGTGCCGCCTCTGAACCAGGACGATGCCGTCGAGATGATGGCTCAAATGGTCCGTCAGCCAACAAGTAATCCCATCGAGGCTGGACTGCGTCTGGGCAGGATTGATAAGGACCAGAGCATTATGCATATGGAGAGTCAATTGAAACTACATGCAGCCATGGAACATTTCGATGCGACGCCGGAACAACTGGACAATGTGTTTCCAGTCAGTGATAAGGAACTGACCGAACTCGTTGAGGCAACTGTCTCACTGATGGAtgctgacgatgacgatgaagatgatgatgaagaggatgatgaagacgatgacgatgacgatgatgaagatgatgaggaggatgatgatgatgacgacgacgatgattaTGCAGAGGAGAATGAGAAAGTCGCAAAGCCTTTAGCTAATGATAAGCTGGAAGCAGACTCTGTTCAACGCTTTAGTGTCAATCACAAAACATTCTGA